A region of the Silene latifolia isolate original U9 population chromosome 9, ASM4854445v1, whole genome shotgun sequence genome:
GGAAATGGATTGTATAAGATAATATTATAGGACGTAATATAATATTATAGGACGCTGCTAGAGCCGTTAAAGGTTAGAAACGAATTTTGAGGTCttattcttttggatttaatttCAACTCGGTTTGGCTTTATTCGATTCAGCTTCATTCAATTTAGTTCAGCTCACCTTTCCctaaattaaaatgtcatttcaccttatttcaaTTCAGTTAAACTCTATTCAGGTCAGTTCAGTCCAGGCCATCTCTTTTCAGTCGAAAATAAAAAGGCCTAAGAATCTATGGCGTTCTGGCTTAATTTCACCTCGTCTTTTCACAAATTAATTCTTACTTTAGCTCCATTCAGTTTAATTAAGCTACATTTAGtttattttagtttagtttaattctgTTCAGCTCTTACTAGCCAAAAGTCTGAGAAGAAGAGGGTTTAATTCTTATTTTACTTTGGTAgagttcagttcaattcattCCTGTCGAAAAAACATAGTCTAAGTGTGATTCTCTAGTAAACATCAAATCATCAATCATACAAAGCTAGAGCAAGGAACAAAACAATGTTCAAATTTGGTTACATTTGCATGTACACACAATGTCGTTTATTTTAAACATTATTTTCATTGACCAATCAATCTTTTATTCGTCGACTAATTCAcaaatcaataggtcttggtatagacgggtggagcAAACAGACgagtaaagacctctaataaaatgggtagaggggacaaggtgaggCACCCcgatgtgcttcccactttatgacaaatgggtattttgtgaggggaaatggtatccgtctatacatatagacgggtagtgtccgtctataatgagaatttgtgttcacAAATTTGCCCACCCACAAGAGTCACAATTcattgcaccaaaaaaaaaagagtcaCAATTCACAGCACACAAACATTTGTAATCACGTCGTTCCTGATTATTAGACTCACTCCTTAATTacataaatcaataaataatTAACATTCCAAATATATTTATAAGAAACAAATAAATCAGATCTTAAACAACGGAGAACCACACAATAATAATACCATATCAATCCCAAATCAACTCACAGCCACAAATAATAAATCCTTCCATAAATATAaacaaaaaataaatataaatacgcTTACAATTAACCATCTCAATTCTGAGCCACACAGCACAAACACATTCTAAACACCTCATAACCTCACAAACTGACACGTGTGCGGCCAATAAAAACCCAATAAAAAACTCCCTTCTGTCACGCAGAGTAACCTCCACGAAACCCTCGCAAGGGTATTTCCGTCTTTTCACTCCCCCAACAGCTAGGTTTTCAAACCCTTTATAAACACCACCACCTCGCCTCATTATTATCCCATTATTATTTTCATCATATAATTTGTTCATCATCAACAAATAACCTCTCAAATAATCCCCGAATCATttcaatttgattgattttctctttcCTAGGGTTTCTTTAATTTCTGGTGTTGTTTCTTGAGATCGAATTTCTCTGGTTCTGATAATTATACCCAGATATATATGTAAGTCTCCAGATCTGTTaaggttttgattttttgtttaattttttgGAATTGAATCGTTTGATTTATGGTTTTTGTTGAGATCTGTTTAATTCATTGTTATAATTAGGTTTTTATTGTAATGATTTTCATGTTTTGTTGATGTTTATGTATGAAATTAATTGATTTAGGATTTTAGAGTTTAATCTAATTGCATGTTGATTAAAATtgatgaattttattttattttaatttaattgatCAGATTGTAGTTTGTTATAGGATTTCTAGCATCACTTACTGGATAATCGTAATTATATTAAGTTAATTTGAAACTACTCCCTCTgacttggtcatttgtttacgtttttgtTCTTTTAAGAGCGATATTTTaatgaaaggtaaacaattgattgagACGGATGTGTACGTCTTATAGATCTGATGTTGGTTAAATTTATGACCGATAATTCTTCGAAGTTTTCTCTCTTTTGACGAATAATACATGGAACACTGACAAGATGTTTATGCATGTTGAAATTGGATCAAATAAAATGTTGATTAATGACTAAATAATGTAGATCTTGGTACATAATTTATTCAAAGAGTTGTTTCTTATTCTGGTTATCGAATACCCCGTCCCAATTATCTTATCTTCTATAAAAGATAGACAAATGACCGTCCCAATTATTattttacctttgattaaaataatgtAGATCTTGATACATAATTATTCAAAAATTTGATTATTGTTCTAGGTTTTGAATACTCCCtgtcccaattatttgtttaactttgattaaaatacccctttTAACGAATATAAAAGATAGACAAATGACGAGACAATAAGAGTATTAATGTAGTATTAATGTTTGAATGCCATAGCGTAATTCTTGTGCTGCTCTTTTTGTCTCGGTCATTTGTCTATTCTTAAGAGCGTACTCGTAAATCGACACGTTATATATCTGAGTGGATCACCTTAATTCGTCTAGGCATTGATTCGATTTTTGACTTCTAATTGAATGCGCTATAATCTTCAAACCGTCAACAATCGTCCCGGTTATTAATCACTGTTTGATATATTTTGTTACTACAGATTGAATGAGCTAATGGAATCAAAAGGTGGTAAAAAGAAGTCTTCTAGTAGTAGTAGTAAATCGTTTTTCGCACCACTCGGCTACAGCATTGAGGACGTTCGACCAAAGGGAGGAATTAAGAGATTCAGATCAGCTGCCTACTCCAACGTTAGTTTCTTCTTCATTATACCTTCATTCTTTCGCATTATTCATTCTCGATTTTTTTAattcatttcattcatttgaGTCTTATTGTTGTTTCGTTTGCTTGTTTGTTTTGCAGTGCGCTCGCCTTCCATCCTGATATTCTCTAAGCTTTAACTCCGTCGACCATACGTggtcattttttttaattttctgctTTTAAATAAAATTAGGTTTTTAGATTTCCagttcctttcttcttccttttcccTCTTTCCTGCAACACTTTCCTCCAGACGAGATAACAATGACGGTCCCTATGATGGGAAACAACAACCACCACGACGACGAGAACAACACCATGGCCATTTCTGCCATTGGTTTCGAAGGGTTTGAAAAGAGGCTTGAAATTAACTTTTATGAGCCTGGTATTTTTGTCGATCCTGAAGGGAAGGGCCTCCGTGCTTTATGCAAGGCCCAATTGGATGAATTCCTTGACGCTGCTGCGTGTACGATTGTCGACTCCCTCGCTAACGAAAGCGTGGACTCGTATGTCCTATCTGAGTCGAGCCTCTTTGTCTATTCATACAAGATCATCATTAAGACTTGTGGCACCACAAAGCTTCTCAATGCTATCCCTCCGATTTTGAGGTTGGCTGCAACCTTGTCCCTTGACGTGAAATCTGTGCGCTACACACGTGGGAGCTTCATCTTCCCAGGGGCACAGTCTTACCCTCACCGATCCTTCTCAGAAGAAGTTGCTGTTCTCGATAAGTACTTTGGTAACCTCGGTTCAGGCAGCAAGGCCTTTGTGATGGGCAGCCCTGCAAAGCCACAGAAATGGCATGTTTATTCCGCCACTGCGGAAACCAGCTATGACGACCCTGTGTACACTCTGGAAATGTGCATGACtggtcttgacaaggagaagGCAGCGGTCTTCTTCAAGTCCCAATCGGCTTCTGCTGCCGTGATGACTGAAGACTCTGGAATCCGTAAAATCCTTCCAGACTCGAATATCTGCGATTTCGACTTTGAGCCCTGTGGTTATTCCATGAACGCCATTGAGGGACCTGCTGTGTCCACCATCCATATCACCCCTGAGGATGGTTTCAGCTACGCTAGCTTTGAAGCAGTCGGGTACGATCTGGGTGTAGTCGACTTGAACCAAATGGTGGAGAGGGTGCTTGCTTGCTTTGAACCCAAAGAGTTCAGTGTGGCAGTCACTATCGACACTGCCGACAAGGTGCTCGAGAAGTACTGTTCTGTTGATGTTGTTGGTTACAGTCGTGAAGAGGGTGGTATTGAATCCCTCGGTTCTGGTGGATCCGTCTTTTACCAGAAATTCTGCAAATCGGCGTCCGTCTGCGCCCCTAAGAAACCTCTGAAACTTTGCtggcaagaggaggaagaagaagaataggAGTACTAGTACTTCTATTATGTTTTATTTACTAAGCTAAATAAGATGTGATTGGACTATTATAATTACATTGTTGTGTTTGTGGTTTGCTTTCGATGTTTTACTCTAATGAGTCTGTGATTATAAGACTCGGCATTATTATTATGAACTATTAAGAGTTTATTAATGGTGATTGCGGGAATTATGATTGTTTTCGATATGGTATGCTTGTGGCTTACTTGCATCCTATAACTGGCAATGTTTGGCGAAGGATTATGTAAATATAGATTGGAGTTTTAACTTCATTGTTGGATGGGCCATGGGCTTTCTATTCCTGTGTTCTGGGTCTCAAAGTGTTGTAGTGAATAGATTTGACTCGAGTGACTTAAAAACTCAAATGTTGCAGAACATGCCCAAACGAGACAAATACCAAGTATGTTTTAATCGAGCTGAACCGAGAATTGTAAACACGTATACGTAATGAATAATGATAATACAGTAGAGTATCGATGCACCAGAGTATTTTCCCTAATGGGGGACTTCAGCAAGAGGAGAGGCATGGCGAAAACTTGCCAATTCTATCAGCACATCCAGTTTTAAGTCTGTTAAGTCACAAAAGTTACAGTGTGTTGGTCTTCTCTGAGACGCAGCAGCTTCCCAGAGCTGCTTGAACTTTTAGTCTCCCAAAAGCCGAAGTCTAGTGTTCTTAGGAATTTTTTCTGTTCTTCCAGTGCTCTCGTCTAGTGTCGAATAATATGTTAAGACTGTTCAACACTTCTTCAATTAACATTCAACAAGGTACATTTAAATTgttgagtttttttttgttttgaagtTGTGCACGAACAATATGAGAACACTAACATTGGTGCCCGGGCCCGACCGGGGTATCTCTATTTATCGCACGTGGGCACCCGACAACAAAGGATATTTGAGTCTGTCCGTGTGTGATAAACTAGTCATGGACGGAAATTAGAGACTCGTTAAAAATgttttaatacttgttatttagggCTGAAATCGTATTGGGTAACTCCTGAAACGACCTTGACACGTGAACAATCGGGAGAAAAAAAAAGCACGATTCGGTATGGCCTCCCAAATGGCTCAAAATGAAGTGTGTAATATACGGTTTTCGAGATTTCAGGGTCTCAGAACAAAAATGTTTGTAAATGACAAGGACGATTTCTCGGATCAGTCTATGCGGTCTCACAACTTTTGAGGAAAAACGGATGATATTTCTGCTTGTCGGTGTGCGATAATTAAGTGAGACGGAAATCGGATACTCAGTAAAATTGGTTAATACTATTTATTTGGAGCTAAAAATGAATAATGTAACTCCTGAAGCGACCCCGAACACACAGGAGACAAAGAAATGCGACCCGAAACAACTTCTCGAACGCCTCAAATTGAAATCCCGGAACAAATTGTTCGAACATGGATGATTTCTCCTGTTAGACAAAGCGGTCTCACAAAATGTGATGAACAACATAGGACATTTGAGGCTGCCGGTGCGATAAACCATTCATGGGTGGAAATCGATGACTCGTTAAAATGTTTTAATACTtattatttggggctgaaatcgaatagggtaatCCTAAAGCGACCCTTAACACGTggtgaaaaactgggagaaaaaagAAGCACGATCCGTTACGGCCTCCCGAACAGCTTAaaattaagtgtataatacactgttttcgaGATTTCAGAGTCTCAGAATAAAAATATCGGTAAATCACAAGGACAATTTCTCGGATCAGTTTAAGCAACCACACAAATTTTGAAGAACAACAAATGATATTTCAGGTTGTCAGTGGGCGATAATTAAGTAAGAGACGGATATCAGATACTCGTTAAAATTGGTTTAATACTATTTATTTGGAGATGAAAATAAATAATGTAACTCCTGAAGCGACCCCGAACACGTGGCAtaaaaccggagaaaaagaaatatgatCCGAAACGGCCTCTCGAAcgcctcaaattgaagtataatacccgtttttcgggattcgaagGTCCCAGAACAAAAAAGTCTGTAAATCACATGGTTGATTTCTAAGGTCAGACAAAGCGACCTCACAAAATTTGTGGAGCAACAGAACATTTGAGGTTGCCCGTGTGCGATAAATTAGTCAGGGGCGGAAATCGGAGACTCGTTAAAAATgttttaatacttgttatttgaggctgaaatcgataaGGATAACTCCCGAAGCGACCCTTGACACGAGGTGAAAAATCGGGAGACAAAGAAGCACAATCCGGTACGGCCTCCAGAACAGCTCAAaaagaagtgtataatacactgttttcgaGATTTCAGAGGTCTTGGAAAAAAAATCTCTATAAATCACAAGGACGATTTCTTGGATCAGTCTTAGCGGCCACACAAATTTTAAGGAAAAACAGATAATATTTCAGGATGTCGGTGTGCGATAATTAAGTGAGAGACGGAAATCGGATACTCGTTAAAATTGGTTAATACTATTTATTTGGAGCTGAAGATGAATAACGTAACTATTGAAGCGACTCCGAACACGCGGtagaaaaatatgagaaaatacgaCCCGAAACGACCTCTCGAACgcctcaaattaaagtgtataatacacgtttttcgggatttgaaggttccggaacaaaaatgtccgtaaatcacaTGGATGATTTTTCGGTTCAGACAAAGAGGCCTCACAAAATTTGAGGGGCAACAGATGACATTTAAGGCTGCCCGTCTGCGATGAAGTAATCATGGGGAAATCGGGAACTCGTTAAAAATgttttaatacttgttatttggcgCTGAAATCAAATAGGGCAACTCCTGAAACGCCCCTTGACACGTggtgaaaaaccgggagaaaaagaaacacgatCCGGTACGGCCTCCTAAACGGCTCAAAAaagagtgtataatacacggttttcgtgaTTTCAGGGTCTCAGAACAAAAATGTGTAAATCAAAAGGACGATTTTGCGGGTCAGTCTTAACGGCCTCACAACTTTTGAGGAAAAATGGATGATATTTCAGGTTGTCGGTGTGTGATAAAAGAAAGAGACGGAAATCGGATACTCGTTAAATTGGTTTAATACAATTTATTTGGAGCTAAAAATGAATATTGTAACTCCTGAAGCGACTCCTAacacgtggttgaaaaacaggagaaaaagaaatacgGCCTCTCGAAcgcctcaaattgaagtgtataatacacgtttttcagGATTCAATGGTTCTCGAACAAAAATGTTCATAAATCACATGGATGATTTCACCTGTTAGACAAAGCAGGctcacaaaatttgaggagcaataGAGGACATTTGAGGCTGCCCGTGTGCGATAAACTATTCATGGGCGAAAATCGGTGACTCGTTAATACTTTGTTATTTtggcctgaaatcgaatagggtaatCCTGAAGCGGCCCTTGTCATGTGgtgaaaaccgggagaaaaaaagaTGCATGATCCGGTAGGGCCTCCAGAACGGCTAAAaaagaagtgtataatacacggtttttcgagatttcaGGGTTTCGGAACAAAAATGTTTGTAAATCAAAAGGACATTTTCTTGGATCAGTCTAAGCGGCCTCACAAATTTAAAAGAAAAACGGATGATATTAATGTTGTCGGTGGGCGGTAAATAAGTGAGAGACGGAAATCGGATACTCGTGATGAGGACCACCATTGATTAATTGAGATCTTTCATGTAATTTGGTAATTTGGGGTCTGATTGTCGTTTGGTCTAACTAATGTAATGCGATGGTTTTGCATTTAGGGGTTAATTAAAAGGTTTTGAAATTGATTAGAGGGGAAAAGAGGTAGTAATAATTATTGTTTACTTCAAATAAATAAAGGGTTTTTAAGATATGACCTGATAAACAAGTAGTCGGTTACTTGGTACATTGTGAGAAAAATGGATGTATAGGTGAGATTAATATGGGTTAAAACATAGGCTGGATTAATATAAGAAGGAGAAGCATAGGTTGGATTATTCCCATAAAATAACCCTAATATTTATTTGGAGTTGAAAATGAATAATGTAACTCTTGGAGCGACCTcgaacacgtggtagaaaaaaaaggagaagaagaaaTACGACCCGAAATGGCCTCTTGAACGCCTCAAATTGAAAGTGTAATACACGTTTTTTAAAATTCGaaggtcccggaataaaaatATCCGTAAGTCACAAGGATGATTTCTCAGGTTAGACTAAACGGcctcacaaaatttgaggagcaacagAGGACATTTGAGGCTCCTCGTGTGCTATAACTACTCATGTGCGGAAATCGGTGATTTGTTAAAAAATGTTTTAATGCTttttatttggggctgaaatcgaaaagggtAGCTTTTGAAACGACCCTTGACACGTGGTGAAAAACCGGGAATAAAACGAAGCacgatccggtacgacctcccaaacggctaaaaaagaagtgtataatacatggttttcgaGATTTCAGGGTCTCGTAACAAAAATGTTTGTAAATCACAAGGACGATTTCTAGGATTAGTCTAAGCGGACTCACAAATTTTGAGGAAAAACGGACGATATTTCAGGTTGTCAGTGTGTGATAATTAAGTGAGAGACGAAAATCGGATACTCGTTAAAATTGGTTTAATACTATTTATTTGGAGCTGAAAATGAACAACATAACTCTTGAAGCGACCCTGAACACGCTatagaaaaacaggagaaaaagaaatacaaCCCGAAACGGCCCCTCGAAAGCCTCaaattgaagagtataatacaCATTTTTCGGGATTTGAAGGTCCCAGAACAAAAATGATCGTAAATCACATGGATGATTTTTTCGGGTCAGACAACGCGATctcacaaaatttgaggagcaacagAGGACACATTTGAGACTTCGCGTGTGCTATAAACTAGTCATAGGCGGAAATCGGCGAttggtttaattttttttattaccaGTTATTTGGGGAcgaaatcgaatagggtaactgCTTAAGCGACCCTTGTCACGTggtgaaaaaccgggagaaaaagaagcacaaTCCGGTATGGCCTCACGAACGGCTCAAaaagaagtgtataatacatggttttcgagatttcagggtctcggaacaaaaatgTCTGTAAATCACAAGGACTGTTTCTCGGATCAGTTTAACATGCCTCACAAATTTGGAGGAAAAACGGGCGATATTTCAGGTTGTCGGTGTGCAATAATTATGTGAGAGCCATAAATAGGATACTCGTTAAAATTGGTTTAATACTATTTATTTGGAGTTGAAAACGAATAATGTAACTCCTGAAACAACCCCGAacacgtggttgaaaaacaggagaaaaagaaatacgACCCGAAATGGCCTCGTACCTCTCAAAtaaaagtgtataatacacgcttttagGCATTCGAACGCCCAGAATAAAAATGTCCCTAAATCACATGGATTATTTACCTGGTCAGACAAAGCGGCCTCACAAGATTTGAGGAGCAACAGATGACATTTGAGGGTGCCCACGTGCGATAAACTAGTCATGGGCGGAAATCAATGACTAGTTAAAAATgttttaatacttgttatttgggcTGAAAACGAATAGAGTAACTCCTGAAACAACCCTTGACACGTagtgaaaaaccgggagaaaaagaagcaCGATCCGGTATggcctcccgaacggctaaaaaagaagtgtataatacacggttttcgggaatTCATGGTGTCGGAACAAAAATGTCTGTAAATCACAAGGACGATTTCTTGGGTCAGACAAAGCAGCTACACAAAATTTGAGGGGCAACAAAGGACTTTTGAGGCTGTCCGTGTGCGATAAACTAGTCATGGACGAAAATCGGAGATTCGTCGAAATTGTTTTGTTACTTGTTATTTGGGGTGAAATCA
Encoded here:
- the LOC141598829 gene encoding S-adenosylmethionine decarboxylase proenzyme 2-like, which translates into the protein MTVPMMGNNNHHDDENNTMAISAIGFEGFEKRLEINFYEPGIFVDPEGKGLRALCKAQLDEFLDAAACTIVDSLANESVDSYVLSESSLFVYSYKIIIKTCGTTKLLNAIPPILRLAATLSLDVKSVRYTRGSFIFPGAQSYPHRSFSEEVAVLDKYFGNLGSGSKAFVMGSPAKPQKWHVYSATAETSYDDPVYTLEMCMTGLDKEKAAVFFKSQSASAAVMTEDSGIRKILPDSNICDFDFEPCGYSMNAIEGPAVSTIHITPEDGFSYASFEAVGYDLGVVDLNQMVERVLACFEPKEFSVAVTIDTADKVLEKYCSVDVVGYSREEGGIESLGSGGSVFYQKFCKSASVCAPKKPLKLCWQEEEEEE